One window from the genome of Oryctolagus cuniculus chromosome 1, mOryCun1.1, whole genome shotgun sequence encodes:
- the LOC100350375 gene encoding uncharacterized protein, with amino-acid sequence MAVLRCLGVLRPSLHIVTNRLWKTLPVVTLNLRLHETQQDEKSKPISRYPIPYKKDLPFDILELMEEIERKTGFLPNIFKVLSYRPLEFRAFFAYYNVICNKETGQLSRADKELIIVVTSLANRCPYNVAAHSARYRVYSKNPVLSDQVSVNWRKSDLPAREKAMLEFALAISQADDITDDHFKKLEVHGFSQEDAWDIAAISAFYAMSNRLANFVNLVPNKEFYFIGRTSDVKDIKSELAPPKA; translated from the exons TCTCTTCACATTGTTACAAATAGATTGTGGAAAACATTGCCTGTGGTGACCCTGAACTTGCGCCTTCATGAGACTCAGCAGGATGAGAAGTCCAAACCCATCAGCCGTTACCCCATTCCCTACAAGAAGGACTTGCCTTTTGATATTTTAGAGCTCATGGAGGAGATCGAAAGGAAG acAGGATTTTTAccaaatatatttaaagtgttgTCTTACCGGCCATTGGAATTCAGAGCCTTCTTTGCTTATTATAATGTCATCTGCAACAAAGAAACAG GCCAACTCAGCAGAGCTGACAAGGAACTCATCATTGTGGTGACCAGCCTAGCCAACAGGTGCCCATACAATGTGGCTGCCCATAGTGCCCGGTACAGGGTCTACTCGAAGAACCCAGTGCTCTCTGACCAG GTCTCTGTGAACTGGAGAAAGTCTGACCTCCCTGCTCGGGAAAAAGCGATGCTGGAGTTTGCACTTGCCATTTCCCAAGCAGATGACATAACAGATGACCATTTCAAAAAACTTGAAGTGCATGGCTTCAGTCAAGAAGACGCCTGGGACATAGCTGCAATTTCAGCTTTTTATGCCATGTCCAACCGCCTTGCTAATTTTGTCAATCTTGTTCCTAACAAAGAATTCTATTTCATAGGCAGAACCAGTGATGTTAAAGACATCAAGAGTGAGCTTGCTCCTCCCAAAGCATGA